Proteins from a genomic interval of Zingiber officinale cultivar Zhangliang chromosome 1B, Zo_v1.1, whole genome shotgun sequence:
- the LOC121980711 gene encoding linamarin synthase 2-like has product MASLIAGLAAEPQPHAVLVPVPAQGHITPFLRLATLLLARRFHVTFVLTEYNARRLARSRGQDWAAAAGPSFRVETIPDGLPPPPSDKQDVTQDVPAVALSVRSTCLGPFRDLMARLGRAPDVPPVTSIVSDGGMGFTVDEDFGVPVFFFFTHSACGGWSYLHYPDLVSRGYTPLKDESFLTNGYLDTPIDWIPGLENLRLRDFPTFVRTTDPDDVMLNIIVRRATVDAPRCAGLILNTFAALEGPVLAAIRSKYPNLYAIGPLPFSPVSSSLWNVEVDCLRWLDAQPDASVLHVNFGSITVVTKSQLKEFAWGLARSGHRFLWAVRPDLLRDGDAAAIVKEMAAKVGDRGAVVGWCDQQRVLAHPATAAFLSHCGWNSTLESVVEGRPVVCWPFFAEQQTNCRYLCATWRIGVEISGEVTREEVERCVRTVMADEELQRRAAEWKEKARDATGPGGSSTTDLDRLVVSLMQKRKRSVS; this is encoded by the exons ATGGCTTCATTGATTGCGGGCCTTGCGGCCGAACCCCAACCCCACGCCGTGCTTGTCCCTGTTCCGGCGCAGGGCCACATCACCCCGTTCCTGCGCCTGGCCACCCTCCTCCTCGCTCGCCGCTTCCACGTCACCTTCGTCCTCACCGAGTACAACGCTCGCCGCCTGGCCCGGTCCCGGGGCCAAGACTGGGCCGCCGCCGCCGGCCCATCCTTCCGCGTCGAGACAATCCCCGACGGCCTCCCTCCGCCGCCTTCCGACAAGCAGGACGTGACGCAGGACGTCCCGGCAGTAGCCTTGTCCGTGCGCTCCACGTGCCTCGGCCCCTTCAGGGACCTCATGGCCCGCCTAGGACGCGCGCCTGACGTGCCGCCGGTAACAAGCATCGTATCCGACGGAGGTATGGGATTCACCGTCGACGAGGACTTCGGCGTGCCTGTGTTCTTCTTCTTCACGCACAGCGCCTGTGGCGGCTGGAGCTACCTTCACTATCCGGACCTGGTCAGCAGAGGCTACACGCCTCTCAAAG ACGAAAGCTTCTTGACGAACGGGTACCTGGACACGCCCATTGACTGGATCCCCGGCCTGGAGAACCTCCGCCTGCGGGATTTCCCCACCTTCGTCCGCACCACTGACCCTGATGACGTCATGCTCAATATTATTGTCCGCCGTGCCACCGTCGACGCCCCTCGATGCGCAGGCTTGATCCTCAACACATTTGCCGCTCTTGAGGGCCCTGTTCTCGCCGCGATCCGTTCCAAGTACCCCAACCTCTATGCCATCGGCCCGCTCCCCTTCTCCCCAGTCTCCTCCTCCCTCTGGAACGTGGAAGTGGATTGCCTCCGGTGGCTGGACGCCCAACCCGACGCCTCCGTCCTCCACGTAAACTTCGGCAGCATCACGGTGGTCACAAAGTCGCAGCTGAAAGAGTTCGCGTGGGGCCTGGCGCGAAGCGGGCACCGGTTCCTGTGGGCGGTGAGGCCGGATCTATTGCGGGATGGCGATGCTGCGGCGATAGTGAAAGAGATGGCGGCGAAAGTGGGGGATCGAGGAGCGGTGGTTGGGTGGTGCGACCAGCAGAGGGTTTTGGCTCACCCGGCGACGGCGGCGTTCCTGTCGCATTGCGGGTGGAACTCGACGCTAGAGAGCGTGGTCGAAGGCAGGCCTGTCGTATGCTGGCCCTTTTTCGCCGAGCAACAGACCAACTGCCGGTACTTATGCGCGACGTGGCGTATAGGCGTGGAGATCTCCGGCGAGGTGACTCGGGAGGAGGTGGAGCGCTGCGTGCGCACCGTAATGGCGGATGAAGAATTGCAGCGCAGGGCGGCCGAATGGAAGGAGAAAGCGAGGGATGCTACCGGCCCAGGTGGCTCCTCCACAACCGATCTGGATAGGCTGGTCGTCAGTTTGATGCAGAAGAGGAAGCGATCAGTGTCGTGA